Proteins found in one Quercus robur chromosome 2, dhQueRobu3.1, whole genome shotgun sequence genomic segment:
- the LOC126714997 gene encoding G-type lectin S-receptor-like serine/threonine-protein kinase SD2-5: MALSWACLAILLYLLPFQNLLPISVTAVPDGFLALNSSTSWTNSFSAPDSVKFDDGSFVTIILSRVSPDLYYGQYVCGCGFFYNRTYNRSLFANFILYYEEGNFKVSDYPEVVWSANPKNLVSLNATLQLTLEGGLVLEDGNGSRAWSTNISNKSVVGLNLTDDTCNLMLLDDKNATIWQSFDHPTDTLVLGQKLLRGQQLISEGGMFSFSITSEGLFFYINSNPPDIYYYYPYSNMKYNYSQFLNQSFATFEFDYPSPGIVLGLTITAKYMKLRPDGHLKVYDGNWYEVDDFLNPDIGYCGYPGVCGNYGICTDEQCSCPPPINGTNYFHPINDRLPNLGCSLVTPLSCDANKNHILIELQNITYFPFREGLPDVHPDYQHISLESCKQSCLKVCSCKAAIYNSSNRVGSCYLRSQIFSLMYADERDLREETYFKVYIKVQNVPLSPQQQKHWLGLILGSSLAFVLFLLIGFFVFKVWKKETANEVEEYYLDHVPGMPTRYSYDDLQAITENFSKELGEGGFGTVFEGTLIDGTKVAVKRLDGFGQIKKSFLAEVETIGSIHHFNLVQLIGFCAEKSHRLLVYEYMSNGSLDKWVFHKNPEMLLDWQHRKKIILDTARGLTYLHEECRQKIVHLDIKPHNILLDENFNAKVSDFGMSKLVDRDQSQVVTTMRGTPGYMAPEWLNSIITEKVDVYSFGVVLLELLCGRINLDRSQPEEEMLLFDLFRKKIKEERLSDLIDKNSGDMQLHGEDVVNMMMVANWCLQFDFTKRPSMSMVVKVLEGVVDVESF; encoded by the coding sequence ATGGCTTTAAGCTGGGCTTGCCTTGCTATTCTTCTCTACCTTCTTCCGTTTCAAAACCTTCTTCCCATTTCAGTGACTGCGGTGCCTGATGGTTTTCTGGCACTAAACTCTTCTACTTCGTGGACCAACAGTTTTTCTGCTCCCGATTCTGTGAAATTCGATGATGGATCATTTGTGACAATCATACTTTCCCGTGTATCACCCGATCTATACTATGGTCAATATGTTTGTGGTTGTGGCTTCTTCTACAATCGAACATATAACAGATCTCTTTTTGCTAATTTCATTCTGTATTACGAAGAGGGCAATTTTAAGGTATCGGATTATCCCGAAGTAGTATGGTCTGCTAACCCAAAGAATCTGGTTAGCCTTAATGCGACTTTACAGCTCACTTTGGAAGGAGGTTTGGTGCTAGAAGATGGTAATGGAAGTAGAGCGTGGTCAACAAACATCAGCAACAAATCTGTGGTTGGCCTAAACTTAACCGATGACACCTGCAACCTCATGCTGTTGGATGACAAGAATGCAACAATTTGGCAATCTTTTGATCACCCAACGGACACGCTGGTTCTTGGCCAAAAGTTGCTAAGAGGTCAGCAACTCATTAGTGAAGGAGGAATGTTTTCATTCTCAATCACTAGTGAAGGTTTGTTTTTCTATATCAATTCTAATCCTCCTgatatctattattattatccttATAGTAATATGAAATACAATTACTCTCAATTTCTGAATCAAAGCTTCGCTACCTTCGAATTTGATTATCCATCACCTGGCATAGTCCTTGGCCTAACCATTACTGCAAAGTACATGAAACTTCGGCCTGACGGACACTTGAAAGTGTATGATGGAAACTGGTATGAAGTCGATGATTTTCTCAATCCGGATATTGGTTACTGTGGTTATCCTGGGGTTTGCGGCAATTATGGTATTTGTACAGATGAGCAGTGTAGTTGTCCGCCACCCATAAATGGTACAAACTATTTTCATCCCATCAATGACAGGCTACCAAACCTTGGATGCTCTCTAGTTACTCCCTTGTCTTGTGACGCGAACAAAAATCACATTCTCATAGAGCTCCAGAACATCACATACTTTCCCTTTCGAGAAGGCCTCCCAGATGTACATCCAGACTACCAACACATAAGTTTAGAGAGTTGCAAACAGTCTTGCTTAAAAGTCTGTTCGTGCAAAGCTGCTATTTATAATTCGAGCAACCGTGTTGGGAGCTGCTATTTGCGATCCCAAATTTTTTCCTTGATGTACGCTGATGAAAGAGATTTAAGAGAAGAAACTTACTTTAAAGTATATATCAAGGTGCAAAATGTTCCTCTTTCTCCTCAGCAACAAAAACATTGGCTTGGATTGATATTGGGATCCAGCCTAGCATTTGTTCTGTTtcttttaattggattctttgTTTTTAAAGTTTGGAAGAAGGAAACTGCTAATGAAGTAGAGGAGTATTATTTAGATCATGTACCAGGAATGCCCACAAGGTATTCTTATGATGATTTGCAAGCAATAACAGAAAATTTTAGTAAAGAGCTCGGTGAGGGAGGATTTGGTACAGTTTTTGAAGGGACTCTAATTGATGGCACAAAAGTTGCAGTGAAGCGTCTTGATGGTTTTGGTCAAATCAAGAAATCATTTTTAGCTGAAGTAGAGACAATTGGCAGCATTCATCATTTCAACTTGGTACAACTGATTGGATTTTGTGCTGAGAAATCTCATAGGCTTCTTGTTTATGAGTACATGTCTAATGGGTCTTTAGACAAATGGGTATTTCACAAAAATCCTGAGATGTTGCTTGATTGGCAACATAGAAAGAAGATCATCCTTGATACAGCAAGGGGACTAACTTATTTACATGAGGAGTGCAGACAGAAGATAGTTCACTTGGACATAAAACCCCATAACATCCTTTTAGACGAGAATTTTAATGCAAAAGTCTCTGATTTTGGGATGTCTAAACTAGTTGATCGAGATCAGAGCCAAGTTGTAACAACCATGAGAGGAACTCCTGGCTATATGGCTCCTGAATGGCTGAATTCGATAATTACAGAAAAAGTAGATGTATATAGCTTTGGAGTAGTGCTTTTGGAGTTATTATGTGGAAGGATAAATTTAGATCGCTCTCAACCAGAAGAAGAAATGCTTCTATTTGATCTTTTTAGGAAAAAGATTAAGGAGGAACGACTGTCAGATCTAATTGATAAGAACAGTGGAGATATGCAATTACATGGTGAAGATGTTGTAAATATGATGATGGTTGCCAATTGGTGTTTGCAATTTGATTTTACAAAGAGGCCTTCCATGTCTATGGTGGTTAAGGTCTTGGAAGGTGTCGTGGATGTTGAAtctttttag